A portion of the Tenacibaculum todarodis genome contains these proteins:
- a CDS encoding ATP-dependent DNA helicase translates to MIKSSLDLYQEFLKNFPHSPTIKQNDLLKLLATFTFENNNNALFLLKGYAGTGKTTTISTIVNNLWRAEKKAVLLAPTGRAAKVISVYSKKQAFTIHKKIYFPKKQSNGSVAFTLQTNKHTNTLFIVDEASMIPDKSQNANLFENDSLLADLISYVYSGKNCKLVFIGDTAQLPPVKLDVSPALEASKLEYQYDKEVTEIELDEVMRQHENSGILANATTIRFLLQNNATHFQFDINFPDIIRLEDGYDIEDAITSCYDGVIGVEDTAIIVRSNKRANQYNQQIRLQIRGQENEISTGDYVMVVKNNYYWLKDSSSAGFIANGDICEVMRINSIKELYGFKFAEVEVRMIDYPDMKPFETVLLLDTLTSESPSLTYEEGNKLYQAVKEDYAHEKSKYKQFMAIKKNKFFNALQVKFSYAMTCHKSQGGQWNTIFIEQPYLPEGINTDYLRWLYTAITRAQEKLYLIGFKDDCFEG, encoded by the coding sequence ATGATAAAATCATCTCTGGATTTATACCAAGAATTTCTTAAAAATTTCCCGCATTCGCCCACTATTAAACAGAATGACCTATTAAAGTTACTAGCTACTTTTACTTTTGAAAATAATAATAATGCGTTATTTTTATTAAAAGGATACGCCGGAACGGGAAAAACCACCACAATAAGTACTATTGTAAACAACTTATGGCGCGCAGAAAAGAAAGCTGTTTTGTTAGCGCCAACAGGTAGAGCTGCCAAAGTAATTTCTGTATATTCTAAAAAACAAGCCTTCACAATTCATAAGAAAATATACTTTCCTAAAAAACAAAGTAACGGTTCTGTAGCATTTACATTACAAACAAATAAGCATACAAATACCTTGTTTATTGTTGATGAAGCTTCAATGATTCCAGATAAATCTCAAAATGCAAATTTATTTGAAAACGACTCTTTATTGGCAGATTTAATTTCTTACGTGTACTCTGGAAAAAACTGTAAACTTGTTTTTATTGGAGATACTGCACAATTACCGCCAGTAAAGTTAGATGTTAGTCCGGCTTTAGAAGCGTCTAAATTAGAATATCAATACGATAAGGAGGTTACCGAGATTGAGTTAGACGAAGTAATGCGTCAACATGAAAACTCAGGAATATTAGCCAACGCAACAACAATTCGTTTTTTATTGCAGAACAATGCTACTCATTTTCAGTTCGATATTAATTTCCCGGATATAATTCGTTTAGAAGATGGTTACGATATTGAAGACGCAATTACATCTTGTTACGACGGCGTTATTGGAGTAGAAGACACCGCAATAATTGTAAGGTCTAACAAAAGAGCAAATCAGTACAACCAACAAATACGATTACAAATACGTGGTCAAGAAAATGAAATTTCTACAGGAGATTATGTAATGGTTGTTAAAAATAATTATTATTGGCTAAAAGATTCTTCTTCCGCAGGTTTTATTGCAAACGGAGATATTTGTGAGGTGATGCGTATCAATTCAATTAAAGAATTATACGGATTTAAATTTGCTGAAGTTGAAGTAAGAATGATTGATTATCCAGATATGAAACCGTTTGAAACCGTTTTATTATTAGATACCTTAACAAGTGAAAGTCCGTCTTTAACCTACGAGGAAGGTAATAAATTATACCAAGCTGTAAAGGAAGATTATGCGCATGAAAAATCGAAATACAAACAGTTTATGGCTATTAAAAAGAATAAATTTTTTAATGCGTTGCAAGTAAAATTCTCTTATGCAATGACTTGTCATAAATCTCAAGGAGGACAATGGAATACCATTTTTATTGAACAACCTTATTTGCCTGAAGGAATTAATACAGATTATTTGCGCTGGTTGTATACGGCAATTACCAGAGCGCAAGAAAAACTGTATTTAATAGGTTTTAAAGATGATTGTTTTGAAGGTTGA
- a CDS encoding lipid A deacylase LpxR family protein — protein sequence MKKNILFLLITISTSLLSQNKYAKEFSFVNDNDLYSSASRDRYYTNGMFFMYKYLGENNSSTIEKKIFEFQLGHHMYTPYKALVYNINEHDRPFAGYLFGSFGINRAYKNNTIFNTSIQLGVIGPSAFGKELQKVIHDMYGFEEAIGWEHQIKDAIGINFQADYNKHLVADSSNHFDITWINNAKFGSIYTDITTGFYTRLSFEPLQKIINSIAFNTAINNESTSFVRAVESFFFIKPFITYAFYDATLQGSIFTDNNPVTGEIVNLRYGFEIGYKFTVNRFNFGYIVNYQTKKSEGLKYPSGNTYGTIQLNYQFN from the coding sequence ATGAAAAAAAATATTTTATTCTTACTTATCACTATTTCTACTAGTCTTCTTTCACAAAATAAATATGCCAAAGAGTTTAGTTTTGTTAATGATAACGACCTATATTCTTCTGCATCTAGAGATAGGTATTATACAAATGGCATGTTTTTTATGTATAAATATTTAGGTGAAAATAATTCTTCAACTATAGAAAAAAAAATATTTGAGTTTCAGTTAGGGCATCATATGTACACACCTTATAAAGCATTAGTTTATAATATTAATGAACACGACAGACCTTTTGCAGGGTATTTATTTGGGAGTTTTGGTATAAATAGAGCTTATAAAAACAATACAATTTTTAACACATCTATTCAATTGGGTGTTATTGGACCTTCTGCTTTTGGTAAAGAGTTGCAAAAAGTAATCCATGACATGTACGGCTTTGAAGAAGCTATTGGTTGGGAACATCAAATTAAAGATGCAATTGGTATAAATTTTCAAGCAGATTATAATAAACATTTAGTTGCAGACAGTAGTAATCATTTTGATATAACCTGGATAAACAATGCTAAATTTGGTTCTATTTACACAGATATTACTACAGGTTTTTATACGCGTTTAAGTTTTGAACCTTTGCAGAAAATTATCAATTCAATAGCATTTAATACGGCTATAAATAATGAAAGTACCAGTTTTGTAAGAGCAGTAGAATCTTTCTTTTTTATAAAACCGTTTATTACCTATGCTTTTTATGATGCAACGCTGCAAGGAAGTATTTTTACAGACAACAACCCAGTTACTGGTGAAATAGTTAATTTAAGATACGGTTTTGAAATTGGCTATAAGTTTACTGTAAATCGTTTTAATTTTGGCTATATTGTAAATTATCAAACTAAAAAAAGTGAAGGTTTAAAATACCCAAGTGGTAATACTTACGGTACTATTCAGCTTAATTATCAATTTAATTAA
- a CDS encoding DUF3822 family protein, translating to MIKEVQKKSKHTSINTNKRNLSIQFSLDGFSFCITNLETNEIIHFSEYVFKNTLATPELLLEKIESIFSTDIQLQQDFMAIEVIHQNNLATLVPTKYFNEEELATYLNFNIKTLATDFITFDEVTELDAKNVYVPYVNINNYVFQNFGEFEYKHHSTVLIDKLLENTKNTVEKHFFVHVTKNQLDIIVVQENKLLFYNSFPFNTKEDFIYYILFTAEQLGLNPDDFQLTFLGDIEAASEIYKITYNYIRNIDFIKTTNSFFNAEDDFSPHSNYILVH from the coding sequence ATGATAAAGGAAGTGCAGAAAAAAAGTAAGCATACAAGCATAAATACTAACAAAAGAAATCTATCCATCCAATTTAGTTTGGATGGATTTTCTTTTTGTATCACTAATTTAGAAACAAATGAAATTATTCATTTTTCTGAATACGTATTTAAAAACACACTTGCCACACCTGAACTTTTGTTAGAAAAAATTGAATCTATTTTTTCTACGGACATACAATTACAGCAAGATTTTATGGCTATTGAAGTAATTCATCAAAATAATTTAGCAACTTTAGTTCCTACTAAATACTTTAATGAAGAGGAACTTGCTACCTATTTAAACTTCAATATAAAAACATTGGCAACCGATTTTATTACTTTTGATGAAGTAACCGAATTAGACGCTAAAAATGTTTACGTACCTTATGTAAACATTAATAATTATGTGTTTCAAAATTTTGGAGAGTTTGAATACAAACATCATTCTACAGTATTAATTGATAAACTTTTAGAAAATACAAAGAATACAGTTGAAAAACACTTTTTTGTTCATGTAACTAAAAATCAATTAGATATTATTGTTGTTCAAGAAAACAAACTGCTTTTTTACAATAGTTTTCCTTTTAACACAAAAGAAGATTTTATCTATTATATTTTGTTTACAGCAGAACAATTAGGCTTAAATCCAGATGATTTTCAATTAACTTTTTTAGGTGATATTGAAGCAGCATCTGAAATTTATAAAATTACCTACAACTACATCCGTAACATTGATTTTATAAAAACAACAAATTCTTTTTTTAATGCTGAAGACGATTTTTCGCCACATTCAAACTATATTTTAGTACACTAA
- a CDS encoding type II toxin-antitoxin system RelE/ParE family toxin, which yields MTLKIIWSEFTETQLDEIYEYYEKKASPQTAKKLLKRIINEPIKLIKTPLIGQEEELLKQREIHYRYLIFKNYKLIYSVDMESGFIKIADVFDTRQNPPKIKRTK from the coding sequence ATGACATTGAAAATTATTTGGTCTGAATTTACTGAAACTCAACTTGACGAAATTTATGAATATTACGAGAAGAAAGCAAGCCCTCAAACTGCTAAAAAACTTCTAAAAAGAATTATCAACGAACCTATAAAGTTGATAAAAACACCATTAATTGGACAGGAAGAAGAATTACTAAAACAAAGAGAAATTCATTATAGATATTTAATATTCAAAAACTATAAACTGATTTATTCTGTGGATATGGAAAGTGGATTTATAAAAATTGCTGATGTTTTTGATACTCGACAAAATCCACCAAAGATAAAACGAACGAAATAA
- a CDS encoding AAA family ATPase, which produces MQQKIVLIGGPGTGKTTVLNELKSLGFSCMEEVSREVTLKAQKEGIDQLFLTQPLLFSEKLLEGRIQQFVDAHKSEQKHVFFDRGIPDVYAYMDFFKTDYPENFKEKGKKYNYTKLFIFPPWKNIYISDNERYETFEQSQEIDTFLRNAYEEIGYSLIEVPFGSIKDRTNFILNHLDLKV; this is translated from the coding sequence ATGCAACAAAAAATTGTTCTTATTGGAGGTCCAGGAACTGGAAAAACAACAGTGTTAAACGAATTGAAAAGTTTAGGCTTTTCTTGTATGGAAGAAGTTTCTAGAGAAGTAACCTTAAAAGCTCAAAAAGAAGGTATAGATCAACTATTCTTAACACAGCCATTATTATTTAGCGAAAAATTGTTAGAAGGAAGAATTCAACAATTTGTAGACGCTCATAAAAGTGAGCAGAAACACGTATTTTTTGATAGAGGAATACCTGACGTTTATGCTTATATGGATTTCTTTAAAACGGATTATCCAGAAAACTTCAAAGAAAAAGGTAAAAAATATAATTACACCAAGCTTTTTATTTTTCCTCCTTGGAAAAACATATACATTTCTGATAATGAGCGATATGAAACTTTTGAACAGTCTCAAGAAATTGACACTTTTCTAAGAAATGCATACGAAGAAATTGGTTATTCTTTAATTGAAGTTCCTTTTGGAAGTATTAAAGATAGAACAAACTTTATTTTAAATCATTTGGATTTAAAAGTATGA
- a CDS encoding peptidylprolyl isomerase — protein sequence MMQFKTKTLKNIKLLTLLFFFGIIAANAQKVKIDGVAVVVGKNIVLDSDIDKFKEEVKLRSEGKIEISDCEMLEELMQQKLLAHHAVIDSVMVTKSQIDDRVNRSIGYFTQEYGSEEKMIKAYGFNSLTDMKEELGRVQKENLLIQGEQDKLTESIDITPEEVRVYFNGLKEKNELPEFPAEIELAQLVLRAEPTKEETERVIAKLNQIKNQVEKDGASFRLKAIINSTDPSVAKNGGNLGVITKETQFIKEFKEVAFSLDEGQISEPFKSIFGYHIILLHKIKGQGREVSHILMQPEISDDKLSETKAEVEKLRKEILENKITFEEAVKKYSEDDETKNNGGILMNPYSGETTWELTRMDPELYGRVNDLKKGEITEPFYDETRGGEKMYKVILMRDRTDTHTAELVNDYVKVQQLALAKKKEETIDKWSKEKISDTYIKLNSDFKKCTFKKDWKKENK from the coding sequence ATGATGCAATTCAAAACGAAAACTTTAAAGAATATTAAATTATTAACCTTATTATTTTTCTTCGGAATTATAGCTGCAAACGCTCAAAAAGTGAAAATTGACGGTGTTGCTGTAGTTGTTGGGAAAAATATTGTTTTAGATTCTGATATAGATAAATTTAAAGAAGAAGTTAAATTAAGAAGTGAAGGTAAAATTGAGATTTCTGACTGTGAAATGTTAGAGGAATTAATGCAACAAAAATTATTAGCTCACCATGCAGTAATTGATAGTGTTATGGTAACAAAATCTCAAATTGACGACCGTGTTAATAGAAGTATTGGCTACTTTACACAAGAATATGGTAGTGAAGAAAAGATGATTAAAGCTTACGGCTTTAATAGTCTAACAGATATGAAAGAGGAATTAGGTCGTGTTCAAAAAGAAAACTTATTAATTCAAGGAGAGCAAGATAAACTAACAGAAAGTATAGATATTACACCAGAAGAAGTACGTGTATATTTTAACGGTTTAAAAGAAAAGAACGAACTTCCAGAGTTTCCTGCAGAAATAGAATTAGCACAATTAGTATTAAGAGCAGAGCCAACAAAGGAAGAAACAGAAAGAGTAATAGCTAAGCTAAATCAAATTAAAAACCAAGTAGAAAAAGATGGAGCATCTTTTAGGTTAAAAGCCATTATAAACTCTACAGATCCATCTGTAGCTAAAAATGGTGGTAATTTAGGTGTTATTACCAAAGAAACTCAATTTATAAAAGAGTTTAAAGAAGTTGCTTTTTCTTTAGATGAAGGGCAAATTTCTGAACCATTTAAGTCAATTTTTGGTTATCATATAATCTTATTACATAAAATTAAAGGTCAAGGTAGAGAGGTTTCTCATATTTTAATGCAACCAGAAATTTCTGATGATAAGCTTTCAGAAACTAAGGCAGAAGTAGAGAAATTAAGAAAAGAAATTTTAGAAAATAAAATTACCTTTGAAGAGGCAGTTAAAAAATACTCTGAAGATGATGAGACTAAGAATAATGGAGGTATTTTAATGAATCCTTATTCAGGAGAAACTACTTGGGAATTAACTCGTATGGATCCAGAATTGTATGGTAGAGTTAATGATCTTAAAAAAGGAGAAATTACAGAACCTTTTTATGATGAAACTCGTGGAGGAGAAAAAATGTACAAAGTAATTTTAATGAGAGATAGAACCGATACGCATACAGCAGAATTGGTAAATGATTATGTTAAAGTACAGCAATTAGCTTTGGCTAAAAAGAAAGAAGAAACCATTGATAAGTGGTCTAAAGAAAAAATTAGTGATACGTATATTAAACTTAATTCCGACTTTAAAAAATGTACATTTAAAAAAGATTGGAAGAAAGAAAATAAGTAA
- a CDS encoding DUF493 family protein, whose product MEDKKAFYIKLKAQLDDTTEFPADYMYKFIVPTDGDQVKEVEDLFDDAGAVIKTKKSKTGKYCSVSIVLKVVSSDKVISYYKKAESIKGIISL is encoded by the coding sequence ATGGAAGACAAAAAAGCATTTTATATAAAGCTAAAAGCCCAGTTAGATGATACCACAGAATTTCCTGCGGATTACATGTACAAATTTATTGTACCAACAGATGGAGACCAAGTAAAAGAAGTCGAAGATTTATTTGATGACGCAGGAGCAGTTATAAAAACAAAAAAATCTAAAACAGGAAAATATTGTAGTGTTTCTATAGTTTTAAAGGTAGTAAGTTCGGATAAAGTTATATCTTATTATAAAAAGGCCGAAAGCATTAAAGGAATTATCTCATTATAG
- a CDS encoding RecQ family ATP-dependent DNA helicase produces MISPLEILQQYWKHTSFREPQAEIINAVLAKQNTIALLPTGGGKSVCFQVPGVILDGICIVISPLIALMQDQVEGLQKRGIKATTIPSKSTPDEIVTIFDNLKFGSYKFLYISPERLQSRLIQQKIKELNVSIIAIDEAHCISEWGHDFRPSYRNISKLRELKPEATTIALTASATKKVLEDISKSLALEKPKIFKKSFFRDNLAYQIYTIEDKLYRLKQIFTKTTSPAIVYVNSRKKTAQISNFLNANGFKSSFYNGGLSNIEKQVAFENWMTEKTPIMVATNAFGMGIDKANVKVVVHYDFPNSIENYLQEAGRAGRNGKKSFAVLLKNANDIRSFKEQTEMSLPSLSEVKEIHKKLYQNFQIAKGELLETIYDFNFLEFCKKYNFTPSKAATVLTLLVNNGIIEVTNNFAKKSSLLFNANSSKILNHKSDKHFIKTLLRSYGGLFEQETKINEFILAKKAGITSNQVITNLERLDTEGLLTYKQATNNSEVKFLQAREDDRTINRNSREITQFLSQKKQKAANIVAFIENDSICRNIQLLSYFGEKKAAKCKMCDVCLAEQKTKSTISEKEILTLITEKELLSSKEICTFLDADEQDILVHLRQLLSEEKLGLNNQNKFYKK; encoded by the coding sequence ATGATTTCTCCTTTAGAAATACTACAACAATATTGGAAGCACACTAGTTTTAGAGAACCGCAAGCGGAAATAATAAACGCTGTATTAGCAAAACAAAACACCATTGCTTTATTGCCAACTGGTGGCGGGAAATCTGTTTGTTTTCAGGTTCCTGGAGTTATTTTAGATGGAATTTGCATTGTTATTTCTCCACTTATTGCACTAATGCAAGATCAAGTTGAAGGTTTACAAAAACGCGGAATTAAAGCAACTACTATTCCTTCAAAAAGTACACCCGACGAAATTGTTACCATTTTTGATAACTTAAAATTTGGTAGTTATAAATTCTTATACATTTCTCCTGAACGCCTACAGTCTCGTTTAATTCAACAAAAAATAAAAGAATTAAACGTTTCTATAATTGCAATTGATGAAGCGCATTGTATTTCTGAATGGGGTCACGATTTTAGACCTTCCTACAGAAACATTAGTAAACTAAGAGAATTAAAACCAGAAGCTACAACTATTGCCTTAACAGCTTCTGCAACCAAAAAGGTTTTAGAAGATATTTCTAAAAGTTTGGCTTTAGAAAAGCCAAAAATCTTTAAAAAATCGTTTTTTAGAGACAATTTAGCATATCAAATTTATACAATTGAAGATAAACTGTATCGATTAAAACAAATTTTCACCAAGACAACATCTCCAGCGATTGTTTATGTTAATTCAAGAAAAAAGACAGCACAAATTTCTAATTTTTTAAATGCTAACGGATTTAAAAGTAGTTTTTACAACGGAGGTTTATCTAACATAGAAAAACAAGTTGCTTTTGAAAATTGGATGACTGAAAAAACACCAATTATGGTGGCAACAAATGCTTTTGGAATGGGAATTGACAAAGCTAATGTTAAAGTTGTTGTGCATTACGATTTTCCGAATAGTATAGAAAACTACCTCCAAGAAGCAGGAAGAGCCGGTAGAAATGGAAAAAAATCTTTTGCAGTATTACTAAAAAACGCAAATGATATTAGATCTTTTAAGGAACAAACTGAAATGTCGCTTCCATCTCTTAGCGAGGTTAAAGAAATTCACAAAAAATTATACCAAAATTTTCAAATTGCAAAAGGAGAATTATTAGAAACAATTTACGATTTCAATTTTTTAGAATTCTGCAAAAAATATAACTTTACGCCCTCAAAAGCAGCAACAGTACTTACTCTTTTAGTTAACAATGGTATTATTGAAGTTACAAATAACTTTGCAAAAAAATCTTCTTTGCTGTTTAATGCAAATAGCTCTAAAATATTAAATCATAAATCCGACAAGCATTTTATTAAGACCTTATTAAGAAGCTATGGTGGCTTGTTTGAGCAAGAAACTAAAATTAACGAATTTATATTAGCAAAAAAAGCAGGTATAACTTCCAATCAAGTAATTACTAATTTAGAGCGCCTGGATACTGAAGGTTTACTTACTTACAAACAAGCAACAAACAATTCTGAAGTTAAATTCTTACAAGCAAGAGAAGATGACAGAACAATAAATAGAAATTCAAGAGAAATAACACAATTTCTAAGTCAGAAAAAGCAAAAAGCAGCAAATATTGTAGCATTTATTGAAAACGACTCAATCTGCAGAAATATTCAACTACTCTCCTATTTTGGCGAAAAAAAAGCTGCTAAATGTAAAATGTGTGATGTTTGTTTAGCAGAACAAAAAACAAAATCAACTATTTCAGAAAAAGAAATTTTAACTTTAATTACTGAAAAAGAACTTCTTTCTTCTAAGGAAATATGTACATTTTTAGACGCAGATGAACAAGACATTTTGGTACATTTGCGACAACTTTTATCCGAAGAAAAACTTGGGTTAAATAATCAGAATAAATTCTACAAAAAATGA
- a CDS encoding peptidylprolyl isomerase produces MKKILFFICVCVSFSMFSQKGEVLFSIDNEKVTVEEFKDVYERNLDLVVDEDSKNIDKYLDLYINYKLKVREAYSLKLDTSRSYKRELATHKNQLAAPYLQDNAMLEKLVEEAYFRTKNEIKAKHILVRFPKGTKPNDTLSYFNKITVYRNRIIAGESFEKVAAEVSEDPSAKRNNGNLGYFSAFKMVYPFEDAAYKTKIGEVSKPFKTRFGYHIVKVDGLRSSKGEFEVAHILIDERSIIGKAQIDSAYAKLNKGESFEKLAKQYSTDKGSARNGGKLPRFGAGKMVEEFENVVFNLVEINSYSKPFKTKYGWHIVKLLKKHPVQSFENAKKSLTKKIKSSGRARSDNNAIAAKIAKDYNIKIYDNALDIFKKSDRRNFPTEELQSVLLTINDKEITQETFASYIKHRRHLTIDTLLKSFKDSEVIKYYKDHLIDTEPAYKKTLKGYKDDLLLFDLMKQKIWDKAAKDTLGLKEFFNTSTKFKGQDFSKNKGKAMSAYQDFLKDNWIEELHKNSKVKINKKALRRFKKQYNQ; encoded by the coding sequence ATGAAAAAAATATTATTTTTTATTTGTGTATGTGTAAGTTTTTCTATGTTCTCTCAAAAAGGAGAAGTACTTTTTAGTATTGATAATGAAAAGGTAACGGTTGAAGAATTTAAAGATGTATACGAGAGAAATTTAGATTTAGTTGTAGATGAAGATTCTAAAAATATTGATAAATATTTAGATTTATATATAAACTATAAATTAAAAGTTAGAGAAGCCTATTCGTTAAAATTAGATACTTCAAGAAGTTATAAAAGAGAATTAGCGACCCATAAAAACCAATTAGCAGCTCCTTACTTACAAGACAATGCAATGTTAGAAAAGTTAGTTGAAGAAGCTTATTTTAGAACTAAAAACGAAATTAAAGCTAAACATATTTTAGTTCGTTTTCCTAAAGGCACAAAACCAAACGATACTTTAAGTTACTTTAATAAAATAACTGTCTATAGAAATAGAATTATAGCTGGAGAAAGTTTTGAGAAAGTAGCCGCTGAAGTATCAGAAGATCCATCAGCAAAAAGAAATAATGGCAATTTGGGTTATTTTTCTGCTTTTAAAATGGTGTATCCGTTTGAAGATGCTGCATATAAAACTAAAATAGGAGAAGTTTCTAAACCATTTAAAACACGTTTTGGATATCATATTGTAAAAGTTGATGGCCTAAGATCTTCTAAAGGAGAGTTTGAAGTTGCTCATATTTTAATAGACGAAAGATCAATTATAGGTAAAGCACAAATTGATAGTGCTTACGCAAAGTTAAATAAAGGAGAAAGTTTTGAAAAGCTAGCTAAGCAATATTCTACAGACAAAGGTTCTGCTAGAAACGGTGGTAAATTACCAAGATTTGGAGCGGGGAAAATGGTTGAGGAGTTTGAAAATGTAGTGTTTAATCTTGTTGAAATTAATTCTTATAGCAAGCCATTTAAAACTAAATACGGTTGGCATATTGTTAAGTTGTTAAAAAAACACCCAGTTCAATCTTTTGAAAATGCTAAAAAAAGTTTAACAAAAAAAATTAAGAGTAGTGGAAGAGCACGTTCAGACAACAATGCTATTGCTGCTAAAATAGCTAAAGATTATAACATAAAAATTTACGATAATGCTTTAGATATATTTAAAAAATCTGACAGAAGAAATTTTCCAACAGAAGAATTACAAAGTGTTTTATTAACTATTAATGATAAAGAAATAACACAAGAAACGTTTGCTTCTTATATAAAGCATCGTCGACATTTAACTATTGATACATTGTTAAAGAGCTTTAAAGATTCAGAAGTAATTAAATATTATAAAGACCATTTAATTGATACAGAACCTGCTTATAAAAAAACGTTAAAAGGGTACAAAGATGATTTGTTACTGTTTGATTTAATGAAGCAGAAAATTTGGGATAAAGCAGCTAAAGATACCCTTGGTTTAAAAGAATTTTTTAATACTTCTACTAAGTTTAAAGGACAGGATTTTTCTAAGAATAAAGGAAAGGCAATGAGTGCTTATCAAGATTTTTTAAAAGATAATTGGATTGAAGAACTGCATAAAAACTCAAAAGTTAAAATTAATAAAAAAGCCCTTCGTAGGTTTAAAAAACAATACAATCAATAA
- a CDS encoding AAA family ATPase produces the protein MSDVTAVNNLVEKYTQLKQEISKVIIGQDEAVSFTLLSIFCGGHSLLIGVPGLAKTLLVNTVSDALGLGFKRIQFTPDLMPSDILGSEILDENRQFKFIKGPIFSNIILADEINRTPPKTQAALLEAMQERSVTVTGHHYKLDLPFFVLATQNPIEQEGTYPLPEAQLDRFMFSINLEYPTFEEEVQVVKSTTSNAQATVNSLFSAEEIVAIQKLIRKVPVADNVVEYAVRLVGKTRPKSDQAPELIQKYIDWGAGPRASQNLILAAKAHAVINKKYSPDIEDVQAVAVPILSHRIVKNYKAEAEGITVKQIIESLF, from the coding sequence ATGTCAGATGTAACTGCTGTAAATAATTTAGTTGAAAAATACACACAACTAAAACAAGAAATTAGCAAAGTAATAATTGGTCAAGATGAAGCAGTAAGCTTTACGTTATTGTCAATTTTTTGTGGAGGACATTCCTTATTAATTGGAGTTCCTGGTTTAGCCAAAACCTTATTAGTAAATACAGTTTCTGATGCTTTAGGACTGGGTTTTAAGCGTATACAATTTACACCAGATTTAATGCCTTCAGATATTTTAGGAAGTGAAATTTTAGATGAAAACCGTCAGTTTAAATTTATAAAAGGGCCAATCTTCTCTAACATCATTTTAGCAGATGAAATCAATAGAACACCTCCAAAAACACAAGCAGCGCTTTTAGAAGCTATGCAAGAGCGTTCTGTAACCGTTACAGGACATCATTATAAGTTAGATTTACCATTCTTTGTATTGGCAACACAAAACCCAATTGAGCAAGAAGGAACGTATCCTTTACCAGAAGCACAATTAGACCGTTTTATGTTTTCTATTAATTTAGAATATCCAACGTTTGAAGAAGAAGTGCAGGTTGTAAAAAGCACAACATCTAATGCACAAGCAACGGTAAATTCTTTATTTTCTGCGGAAGAAATAGTGGCAATTCAAAAACTGATTAGAAAAGTTCCTGTAGCAGACAATGTGGTAGAATATGCGGTTAGATTAGTTGGTAAAACAAGACCAAAATCTGACCAAGCTCCGGAATTAATTCAAAAATATATTGATTGGGGAGCAGGACCAAGAGCTTCTCAGAACTTAATTTTAGCTGCAAAAGCACACGCTGTAATTAATAAAAAATATTCTCCAGATATTGAAGATGTGCAAGCGGTTGCTGTACCAATTTTATCGCACAGAATAGTAAAAAACTACAAAGCAGAAGCAGAGGGAATTACCGTAAAACAGATTATTGAAAGCTTGTTTTAA
- a CDS encoding RsmD family RNA methyltransferase yields the protein MRIISGKHKGRRLTAPKNLPVRPTTDMAKESLFNIINNTYYFDAISIIDLFAGTGNISFEFASRGAKEIYAIDKHFACIKYINETSKGLDLDINTHKSDVYKFLDKTPLTADIIFADPPYDFEAEQFLKIVDTVFERNILNEDGLLIVEHSKHTKLSDHSKFSYEKRYGGNVFSFFEG from the coding sequence ATGAGAATAATATCAGGAAAACATAAAGGCAGAAGACTTACCGCACCAAAGAACTTGCCTGTAAGACCAACAACAGACATGGCAAAGGAAAGTTTGTTTAATATAATAAACAACACCTATTATTTTGATGCTATTTCTATTATAGATTTATTTGCGGGTACCGGAAACATTAGTTTTGAATTTGCTTCTCGTGGGGCAAAAGAAATTTACGCCATTGACAAACACTTTGCATGTATTAAATACATTAATGAAACCTCAAAAGGGCTCGATTTAGACATTAACACACACAAAAGCGATGTCTATAAGTTTTTAGACAAAACACCGCTTACAGCCGATATTATATTCGCTGATCCACCGTACGATTTTGAAGCAGAACAATTCTTAAAAATTGTTGATACCGTTTTTGAAAGAAATATTTTAAACGAAGACGGTTTGTTAATTGTAGAGCACTCTAAACACACCAAACTTTCTGATCACTCAAAATTCAGTTACGAGAAACGTTATGGCGGTAATGTGTTTAGCTTTTTTGAAGGTTAA